In Sebaldella sp. S0638, one genomic interval encodes:
- a CDS encoding SMI1/KNR4 family protein translates to MIEKSDYLKQYRSDVEIVNYDKFLNINLSFLPDQWKKIFNSKNDETINKEIISFWKEKIGHNMNNTISHLEDNLVKAEIIKSREEYSVLYTIKSLSGEINYYEGKFPKEKFENIKLNEKWELVPDKLKRFYEEIHNGFYHYSSISMGLMPLEDVILLEDYEWGILDELEEPLQIDLACTFGFFENGSGDCVAVDLENSGIDKGVLWFHDDQPDYNINFWDVVDEWINIGLEM, encoded by the coding sequence ATGATAGAAAAGTCAGACTATCTGAAACAATATAGAAGTGATGTAGAAATAGTAAATTATGATAAATTTCTAAATATTAATTTAAGTTTTTTGCCAGATCAATGGAAAAAGATTTTTAATTCTAAAAATGATGAAACTATAAATAAAGAAATTATTAGCTTCTGGAAAGAAAAAATAGGACATAATATGAATAATACAATTTCCCATTTGGAAGATAATTTAGTTAAAGCTGAAATTATCAAATCAAGAGAAGAATATTCAGTTTTGTACACTATAAAAAGTTTAAGTGGGGAAATAAACTATTATGAAGGTAAATTTCCAAAAGAAAAATTTGAGAATATAAAATTAAATGAAAAATGGGAATTAGTTCCAGATAAATTAAAAAGATTTTACGAAGAAATACATAATGGATTTTATCATTATTCGAGCATTTCAATGGGATTAATGCCGTTGGAAGATGTTATTTTACTTGAAGATTATGAGTGGGGGATACTGGATGAATTAGAGGAACCGCTTCAAATAGACCTAGCTTGTACTTTCGGATTTTTTGAAAATGGATCTGGAGATTGTGTTGCGGTAGATTTAGAAAATTCAGGTATTGATAAAGGTGTTTTATGGTTTCATGATGATCAGCCGGATTATAATATAAATTTTTGGGATGTAGTAGATGAGTGGATAAATATAGGTTTGGAAATGTAG
- a CDS encoding HPr family phosphocarrier protein: MEIELTVNNISGLHSRPAGKLVNTAVKFKSEIMLYNGDKTANAKRILSLLKLGASKGSRIKIVIEGEDEEEAMVEIKRLFYNNFGE; encoded by the coding sequence ATGGAAATAGAGCTGACAGTTAACAATATATCAGGGCTGCATTCCAGACCGGCGGGAAAGCTGGTAAATACAGCAGTAAAATTTAAATCAGAAATTATGTTGTATAACGGAGATAAAACAGCAAATGCAAAGAGAATTTTATCTCTTTTGAAATTAGGGGCAAGTAAGGGAAGCAGGATAAAAATAGTCATTGAGGGAGAAGATGAGGAAGAGGCAATGGTTGAAATAAAAAGATTGTTTTATAATAATTTCGGCGAGTAG
- a CDS encoding class II aldolase/adducin family protein — MLYQKEREEMCEVVKVMFDRDLTNAAGGNLSERMNKDHFIMTPTLMAQQKLCKLEPEDILVVDKDLNIIEGRGKVTREINMHMAVYEVSDAVKSVIHAHPKEAMVFACLGLEIEHLCENTVKLGKVETLPFSTATTEELAKTVKDYMEKRKDELEKHPIAALLNKHGLILADKGGLKAAYDVLERIEYEAYVNIQAKLLRLTEHIDLSDNRKLNYNMEE, encoded by the coding sequence ATGTTATATCAAAAAGAAAGAGAAGAGATGTGCGAAGTAGTAAAGGTAATGTTTGACAGGGATCTGACAAATGCAGCGGGGGGGAATCTCAGTGAAAGAATGAATAAAGATCACTTTATTATGACTCCTACGTTAATGGCGCAGCAGAAGCTTTGCAAACTTGAGCCTGAGGATATTCTTGTGGTAGATAAAGACCTTAATATAATAGAAGGGAGAGGAAAAGTAACAAGGGAAATAAATATGCATATGGCTGTGTATGAGGTATCTGATGCAGTAAAATCAGTAATACATGCTCATCCGAAAGAAGCAATGGTTTTCGCATGTCTCGGGCTGGAAATAGAACATCTTTGTGAGAATACGGTGAAACTGGGGAAAGTAGAGACACTTCCGTTTTCTACAGCTACTACTGAGGAACTCGCAAAGACGGTAAAGGATTATATGGAGAAAAGAAAAGACGAGCTGGAAAAGCATCCGATAGCAGCACTTTTGAATAAACACGGGCTTATACTTGCAGATAAGGGCGGGCTAAAAGCAGCATATGATGTACTGGAAAGAATAGAGTATGAGGCATATGTAAATATTCAGGCAAAACTTTTGAGACTTACAGAACACATTGATTTGAGTGATAATAGAAAATTAAATTATAATATGGAGGAATAA